The following are from one region of the Plodia interpunctella isolate USDA-ARS_2022_Savannah chromosome 25, ilPloInte3.2, whole genome shotgun sequence genome:
- the LOC128680751 gene encoding uncharacterized protein LOC128680751, translated as MENNPSKLEDRKPEASSSKRPYSDNTPPSKIEAKVPKLQPQKETTDNNETTEIPVAITTKNGSDLSQSGLETVKSKIEKMYVDIYSESRDKYPTLVGEPVINDGVIKLVCLNEFTKQWLQEKVQDMKINLNQEKIPLKLIPQKDLPTKVKCGFHVNSNIVAQNKLKVTLQNMNSHARVDKWTFYSINKTESGLNIEVGIPIELLPSIMEKDNLTLGFQSVKLHVINEKEEDKTDKTASNSIIDLDEAGSSAPNPVEISDKMERNDFLNSEASKRRHGDRDYIKQGSRTSIVDPIKDRVDSRYDAKRRVESRRRQITDENSLCDDLTAFLLFSRDQARFREFVDNKCDLAKRAIGATITEQHLVLAFLTTLPDKRISKDLLQSHYKIPTNLEDLRKRIKYYNYCERCDKVGHLPDNCWTSGNGN; from the exons ATGGAAAATAACCCAAGTAAACTTGAAGATCGAAAACCAGAAGCATCGAGTTCAAAAAGACCTTACTCAGATAACACACCACCTTCAAAAATTGAGGCAAAGGTTCCTAAATTGCAGCCTCAAAAGGAAACAACTGACAACAATGAAACTACGGAAATACCTGTAGCGATTACTACTAAAAACGGTTCAGATCTAAGTCAATCAGGACTTGAAACAGTTAAATCTAAGATAGAAAAGATGTACGTAGACATATACAGTGAAAGTCGTGACAAATATCCAACTTTGGTTGGCGAGCCCGTTATTAATGATGGtgtaataaaacttgtttGCCTAAATGAATTTACCAAACAGTGGCTTCAAGAGAAAGTACAggacatgaaaataaatttgaatcaaGAGAAAATACCGCTGAAATTAATTCCACAAAAAGATTTGCCTACGAAAGTAAAATGTGGCTTCCACGTGAATTCTAATATTGTAGCTCAGAATAAGCTGAAGGTTACATTACAGAATATGAATTCGCATGCAAGGGTTGATAAATGGACCTTTTACAGCATCAACAAGACAGAGTCTGgtttaaatattgaagtagGGATACCAATCGAACTACTACCAAGCATCATGGAAAAAGATAATCTAACCCTTGGCTTTCAGTCAGTAAAATTGCATGTGATCAATGAAAAAGAAGAGGATAAGACAGATAAAACTGCTTCTAACTCGATTATAGATTTAGATGAAGCTGGATCATCag CACCTAATCCGGTTGAGATTAGTGATAAAATGGAAAGGAATGACTTTTTAAATTCTGAGGCATCCAAGCGGAGACATGGCGACAGGGACTACATAAAGCAAGGATCAAGAACTTCAATTGTCGATCCAATAAAAGATCGAGTAGACTCACGATATGATGCAAAAAGGCGTGTCGAATCAAGACGACGACAAATTAcag ATGAAAACAGCCTATGTGATGATTTAACAGCTTTCTTGCTGTTTTCGAGGGATCAAGCACGTTTCAGAGAATTCGTTGATAATAAATGTGATCTTGCAAAAAGAGCCATAGGCGCAACTATTACTGAGCAGCATTTAGTCTTAGCATTTCTTACGACTCTACCAGATAAGCGTATTTCAAAGGACTTGTTACAAAGCCATTATAAAATACCAACGAATTTGGAGGACTTGAGAAAacgcataaaatattataattattgtgagAGATGTGATAAAGTTGGACATTTACCTGATAACTGTTGGACTAGTGGGAATGGTAATTAA